A stretch of Oryza brachyantha chromosome 4, ObraRS2, whole genome shotgun sequence DNA encodes these proteins:
- the LOC102710113 gene encoding vacuolar protein-sorting-associated protein 11 homolog: MYQWRKFEFFEEKAAGRGVPGEIAARVSCCSGGRGRVAVGCDDGTVGLLDRGFRLSYGFQAYASSVLFLQQLKQRNVLITVGDDDQPSSQSSAICLKVFDLDKVQEEGSSTTSPFCVQILRIFTKQFPQAKITSFVVLEEAPPILLIAIGLDNGSIYCIKGDIARERITRFMLQVEAARDGISSPITGLGFRLEGQAHQLFAVTPNSITLFSLHDHPPRRQTLDQIGCETNAVAMSDRMDLIIGRPEAVYFYEVDGRGPCWAFDGEKKFVGWFRGYLLCIIEDQRSRKNTLNVYDLKNRLIAHSMPVGDVSHLVSEWGYIILIMSDKKILCIGEKDMESKLDMLFKKNLYTVAINLVQSQQADPASTAEVLRKYGDHLYGKQEYDEAMSQYIHTIGHLEPSYVIQKFLDAKRIYNLTNYLEKLHDRGLASKDHTTLLLNCYTKLKDVEKLNHFIKDEDGVGEIKFDVETAIRVCRAAGYHEHAMFVAKKAGRHELYLKILLEDLGRYDEALQYISSLEANQAGLTVKEYGKILVEHRPAETVEILLRLCTDGGDPMTRRGSNSMRLLMIPSPMDFVNIFVHSPKYLMEFLENYTKAVKDSPAQTEIHNTLLELYISKDLSFPSMSQENGFEEHNIKETKGKEVANGYKSGSREKGNLGKEDMHISQDIVDRQSKGLALLKSAWTSDMEDPLYDFDLALIICNANAFKDGLLFLYEKLKLYKEVISCYKQAHDHEGLIACCKKLGDSSQGGDPSLWGDLLKYFSELGEDCSKEVKEVLTYIEKEDVLPPIVVLETLSKNPCLTLSVVKDYIARKLEQESKLIEEDRKSIDKYQDETELMKREIEDLKTNAKVFQLSKCTTCTFTLDLPAVHFMCMHSFHLRCLGDNEKECPECAPEYRSVMEAKQKLEHNARDHDLFFRQLRGSKDGFSVVADYFSKGIVSKTAIPPENGRS; this comes from the exons ATGTACCAGTGGCGCAAGTTCGAGTTCTTCGAGGAGAAGGCGGCCGGGCGCGGCGTGCCGGGGGAGATCGCGGCCCGGGTGAGCTGCTGCTCGGGCGGCAGgggccgcgtcgccgtcgggtgCGACGACGGCACCGTGGGGCTCCTCGACCGCGGGTTCCGCCTCTCCTACGGGTTCCAGGCCTACGCCTCCTCCGTGCTCTTCCTCCAGCAGCTCAAG CAAAGAAATGTTCTTATCACGGTTGGTGATGATGATCAGCCATCTTCACAGTCATCAGCAATCTGTCTAAAAGTTTTTGATCTTGATAAAGTACAAGAAGAAGGTTCAAGTACAACAAGTCCTTTCTGTGTTCAAATTTTGCGTATCTTCACTAAGCAATTTCCTCAGGCAAAG ATTACATCTTTTGTTGTTCTAGAAGAAGCCCCTCCTATACTGTTAATTGCGATTGGATTGGATAATGGTTCCATTTATTGCATTAAAGGTGACATCGCACGTGAGCGTATTACACGATTTATGTTGCAAGTTGAGGCTGCTAGAGATGGCATAAGTTCACCTATTACTGGTCTTGGTTTCCGACTCGAAGGGCAAGCACACCAGCTCTTTGCTGTAACTCCTAATTCAATAACCTTGTTCAGCTTGCATGATCATCCACCAAGGAGGCAAACGCTCGATCAGATTGGTTGCGAGACCAATGCTGTGGCGATGAGTGACCGCATG GATCTGATTATTGGTAGACCTGAAGCTGTGTATTTTTATGAAGTTGATGGTAGAGGTCCTTGCTGGGCCTTTGATGGCGAGAAAAAGTTTGTTGGTTGGTTTCGGGGCTATTTACTGTGCATCATTGAAGATCAAAGGAGCCGGAAGAATACTCTTAATGTATATGATCTTAAGAATCGGTTGATTGCACATAGCATGCCAGTGGGCGACGTTTCACACTTGGTCTCTGAGTGGGGATATATAATTCTGATAATGAGTGATAAAAAGATCCTTTGCATTGGAGAGAAAGACATGGAAAGTAAGCTTGATATGTTGTTCAAGAAAAATCTGTATACAGTTGCAATCAATCTTGTACAAAGTCAGCAGGCTGATCCTGCTTCAACTGCTGAGGTTCTAAGGAAGTATGGTGACCATCTCTATGGAAAACAGGAATATGATGAGGCCATGTCCCAATATATCCACACCATTGGTCATCTTGAACCATCATATGTTATACAGAAGTTCCTTGATGCAAAGCGCATCTATAACCTCACAAACTATTTAGAGAAGTTACATGATCGAGGATTAGCATCCAAAGACCACACCACCCTTCTGTTGAATTGCTATACCAAACTGAAAGATGTGGAAAAGCTTAACCATTTCATCAAAGATGAAGATGGGGTAGGTGAAATCAAGTTTGATGTGGAGACTGCCATAAGAGTGTGTCGTGCAGCTGGATATCATGAGCATGCTATGTTTGTTGCCAAAAAGGCTGGGAGGCATGAGTTGTATTTGAAGATTTTACTGGAGGATCTTGGTAGATATGATGAGGCACTGCAGTATATATCTAGCCTTGAGGCAAATCAAGCAGGTCTTACTGTAAAGGAATATGGAAAAATTCTTGTGGAGCATAGACCTGCTGAGACAGTTGAGATACTGTTGAGACTCTGTACTGATGGTGGAGATCCTATGACAAGAAGAGGTTCAAATAGCATGCGCTTGCTTATGATACCTTCTCCAATGGACTTTGTAAACATATTTGTACACAGCCCAAAATATCTCATGGAATTTCTAGAGAATTATACAAAAGCAGTAAAGGACTCACCTGCTCAAACAGAAATTCATAACACCCTTCTGgagttatatatatcaaaagattTAAGTTTTCCATCCATGTCACAAGAAAATGGCTTTGAGGAGCACAATATTAAGGAAACAAAAGGGAAAGAGGTTGCAAATGGCTATAAATCAGGCTCAAGGGAGAAAGGAAATCTGGGAAAGGAAGATATGCATATCTCACAGGATATTGTTGATAGGCAAAGTAAAGGACTTGCACTGCTGAAGTCTGCATGGACATCTGACATGGAAGATCCTCTATATGATTTTGATCTTGctcttataatatgtaatgCAAATGCGTTCAAAGATGGACTGCTGTTTCTGTATGAGAAACTAAAACTGTACAAAGAAGTTATTAGTTGCTACAAGCAAGCTCATGATCATGAGGGTCTAATTGCTTGCTGTAAGAAGCTAGGAGATTCATCTCAAGGCGGGGATCCATCTCTTTGGGGTGATCTGTTGAAATATTTTAGTGAGCTTGGGGAAGATTGCTCTAAAGAGGTCAAGGAGGTATTGACCTATATTGAGAAGGAGGATGTTTTGCCCCCCATTGTTGTGCTAGAGACATTGTCGAAAAATCCATGCTTGACACTCTCAGTTGTCAAGGATTACATTGCCCGCAAACTTGAGCAAGAATCAAAGTTAATTGAAGAAGATAGGAAATCTATTGATAAGTACCAG GACGAGACAGAACTGATGAAAAGGGAGATAGAGGACCTCAAGACAAACGCAAAGGTCTTTCAGCTTAGCAAGTGCACGACGTGCACATTCACCCTCGATCTTCCTGCGGTCCACTTCATGTGCATGCACTCCTTCCACCTTCGCTGCCTCGGGGACAACGAGAAAGAGTGCCCAGAATGTGCTCCTGAATACAGGTCCGTCATGGAGGCAAAGCAGAAGCTGGAACACAATGCCAGAGACCATGACCTCTTCTTCAGGCAGTTGAGGGGTTCAAAGGATGGGTTCTCTGTCGTCGCAGACTATTTCAGCAAGGGCATAGTGAGTAAAACAGCCATTCCTCCTGAAAATGGTCGATCATAA